In Wolinella succinogenes DSM 1740, a single genomic region encodes these proteins:
- a CDS encoding J domain-containing protein, protein MKLELFEKYIQISIQRDSEFLKRAISFATRHFSQSYRLSSSILILDDGERLKKDYFLNWAYHIGLQKESRQKSVPFERLLENSELPIRIKIMDEASVLEYVQVAMRFIQPERIALCLNRPSRLARRYLISAFEEYIVSYGKQELYLDSTRTQFWEKLMGILSQKVIHNVVLDFDYDSFKAHNRFEGFESWDYMTKEERLIRQSLKVLSCKVNDDWSTIKNRYLELAREFHPDNVYGQDSSIVQGYTERFRSIQEAYERLKVSLRQIA, encoded by the coding sequence ATGAAGCTTGAACTTTTTGAGAAATACATTCAGATCAGCATCCAAAGAGACTCCGAGTTTTTGAAGCGTGCGATCTCGTTTGCCACGCGCCATTTTTCGCAGAGCTATCGGCTCTCTAGCTCGATTTTGATTCTTGATGATGGGGAGCGGCTCAAAAAAGATTACTTTCTCAATTGGGCTTATCATATCGGACTCCAGAAAGAGTCGCGCCAAAAAAGTGTCCCTTTTGAGAGACTGTTAGAGAATAGTGAGCTTCCCATTCGAATCAAGATCATGGACGAGGCGAGCGTGCTAGAGTATGTTCAGGTGGCGATGCGATTCATCCAGCCCGAGCGAATCGCCCTCTGCCTCAATAGGCCAAGCCGTCTGGCGCGCCGCTATCTTATCTCGGCCTTTGAAGAGTATATCGTGAGCTATGGCAAGCAAGAGCTCTATCTTGATAGCACGAGGACGCAGTTCTGGGAAAAGCTAATGGGAATCCTCTCCCAAAAAGTGATCCACAATGTGGTGCTCGATTTTGATTATGATTCGTTCAAGGCGCACAATCGCTTTGAAGGGTTTGAGTCATGGGACTACATGACCAAAGAGGAGAGGCTCATTCGCCAAAGCCTCAAAGTGCTCTCTTGCAAGGTGAATGATGATTGGAGCACGATTAAAAACCGCTACCTAGAGCTCGCTAGGGAGTTTCATCCTGATAATGTTTATGGGCAAGATTCCTCGATTGTGCAGGGCTATACCGAACGATTTAGAAGCATTCAAGAGGCTTATGAACGCCTCAAAGTGAGCCTCCGACAAATCGCTTGA
- a CDS encoding sulfite exporter TauE/SafE family protein has product MEYPILLGLGLFAGILAGFFGIGGGTFIVPAMILMGHDIKTAVGISIMQMTFSSLFGSYVNFKKSNLDLKDGLYVGIGGFLGAMWSGTVVDNVPSKFLEIAFFFIVIYSIYRFSRNPAAGTNDPNHPTPSRWLLIAIGAFTGVFAISLGIGGGMMLAPLLGYYLGYSSKKVIPIALFFVIFSSVSGFASLAYHGYVDYEHGLIVGLASLFGVQTGIYLLQKIDAKRHKYALLLMYIVVLLVMLKKILGL; this is encoded by the coding sequence ATGGAATATCCGATTCTTCTTGGCCTAGGCCTTTTTGCTGGAATCTTGGCAGGATTCTTTGGCATTGGTGGAGGCACCTTCATCGTGCCTGCAATGATTTTAATGGGGCATGACATCAAGACCGCGGTGGGAATCTCCATTATGCAGATGACCTTCTCCTCTCTCTTTGGCTCCTATGTCAACTTCAAAAAGTCCAATCTCGATCTCAAAGATGGCCTCTATGTAGGCATCGGCGGGTTTCTTGGCGCCATGTGGAGCGGTACAGTGGTCGATAATGTCCCCTCCAAATTCCTTGAAATCGCCTTCTTTTTTATTGTGATCTACTCCATCTATCGATTCAGTCGCAACCCTGCCGCTGGCACCAACGACCCCAATCACCCCACGCCAAGCCGCTGGCTCCTCATCGCTATTGGGGCTTTCACGGGAGTCTTTGCCATCTCGCTAGGGATTGGCGGAGGGATGATGCTCGCCCCTCTTCTTGGCTATTACCTCGGCTACAGCTCCAAAAAGGTGATTCCCATCGCCCTCTTTTTTGTCATCTTCTCCTCTGTTTCAGGTTTTGCGAGCCTTGCCTATCATGGCTATGTCGATTATGAACATGGACTCATCGTGGGACTGGCCTCCCTCTTTGGCGTCCAAACAGGAATCTATCTCCTCCAAAAAATCGATGCCAAGCGCCATAAATACGCCCTTCTACTCATGTATATCGTGGTGCTTCTTGTCATGCTCAAGAAGATTCTAGGTCTCTAA